Part of the Propionimicrobium sp. PCR01-08-3 genome, GCCATCGTGTCGCGTCCTCCTCCCACCCAGGCGTACCGGGCGCACCGACCATCTCGGGCCAGCCTGATGGCACAAAGACCTGGATGGGCAGCTCATGTGTTGCGGGGCAAAAGATAGCAGCGGTCATCTCGTCCTCCTGTTCGTAGTTCAGGACTCCCAATCCCGCCGACCTCGCCGGCTCTTGTGGATCCCGAACTGAACCCAATCATCGAACTGCTGTTCGATTGATTCAAGTATGCATGAGCCCTATGACAAAAATGTTCGAGTTTGCGATTCAAGCAACCACGCGTGTCGCGAACGGCACCAGCGAGGCCTCGGCCAACCTGAGCACGTTGGTCGGCAACCACGCGTGTCTCGAACGGGGCTGCGAGGCTTCTGCCAACCCGAGCACGTTTTCCGGCAACCACGCGTGTCGCGAACCGCAACGAGCCTGGCGCACAATGGTGCGGTGGATGTTTTCGACAAGATAATCGCGGGCACCGAACCGGCAGAGATAATCCTGAGGACCGATCGTCTGATCGCCTTTCTCGACACTCATCCGCTATTCCCGGGCCACACACTGGTATGCCCGACCGAGCACTTCGAGACCCTGTACGAGCTTCCGGACGATCACTTCACCGAGCTGCTCGCCGCCGCCCGGACGATCGCCTTGGCGCAGAAGAAGGTGCTGAATGCCCAGGGCACCTTCATTGCGAACAACAATGTCGTGAGCCAGTCGGTGCCGCATTTTCATCTGCATGTGGTGCCCCGCAGCAAGGGCGACGGCCTGCGGGGATTCTTCTGGCCGCGCAGCAGGCCATCGGCCGAGCAGTTGCGGGCAGTGGGAGACTTGTTACGAGCCGAACTGTCGGGAGCGCGCGATGACTGAATTCGTCAACATGTTCATGCCCGGTGCGAAGCACTGGGAGGACGTCAAGCGCGCCGAGAAGTCGCTGTTTGTCGAGTCGAAACGGGCCGGTTCCGGCCCTGGTGACCTCGACTTGGATTCGGGATTCATGGTGCTACGTGACCAGACGGGCATGGCGACCGAGACGTCGACAACGATAGGCAACCCGTATCGCGAGGTGCCGGAGGACGCGGCGGAGGATGAACACAAATCTGCGGCCGACACCATCTCACAGATGCCGCCGGCCGCAGACTCGGATACTGCCGATTGATCAGCCCTTCAGGCTGCGTAGCACGTATTGCATGATGCCGCCGTTGAGGTAGTAGTTGCGTTCGCCTGGGGTGTCGATCCGGACGATAGCGTCGAAGGTGGTCACCTTGCCGTTGGGCGCAGTGGCAGTGACCTTCACCGTTGCGGGAGTGGCACCCTCATTGAGTTCGGTGACGCCTGCGATGTCGAACGTTTCCTCACCGGTCAATCCGAGCGTGTCAGCGTTTTGGCCTTCCGGGAATTGGAGTGGTAGCACGCCCATGCCGATCAGGTTGGAACGGTGGATGCGTTCGTAGCTTTCGGTGATGACCGCGCGCACGCCGAGCAGCATGGTGCCCTTCGCTGCCCAGTCGCGTGAACTGCCGGAGCCGTATTCCTTGCCCGCCAGCACCACCAGCGGTGTGCCCTGAGCCTGATAGTTCATGGACGCCTCGTACACCGTGGTGACCGGGGCGTCCGGTTGGCTGAAGTCTCGGGTGAATCCACCCTCGGTGCCGGGCGCCAACTGGTTGCGCAGCCGGATGTTCGCGAACGTGCCGCGAATCATCACTTCGTGATTGCCGCGGCGGGAGCCGTAGGAGTTGAAGTCCTTACGCTGGACGCCGTGCTCGGTCAGGTACTTGCCCGCCGGTGTGTCGGCCTTGATGGCGCCGGCCGGGCTGATGTGGTCAGTGGTGACCGAATCTCCCAGCTTCAGCAAGACACGGGCACCGGCGATGTCGGTGACCCGATCAGGGTCAGCTGGCATCTGCTCGAAATACGGTGGTTTACGCACATAGGTGGAATCGGCGTCCCATTCGAACACATCGCCCTCGGGAGTCGGCAGACTCGTCCACCGGTCATCTCCGGCGAACACGTCTGCGTAGGATTTCACGTACATGTCCGGATCGATGGCCGAGCCGACGACCTCTTCGATCTCCGCGGGGCTGGGCCAGATATCGCGAAGATAGACGTCGTTGCCATCGTTGTCCTGCCCAAGCGGGTCGCGGGTCAGATCGAGGTCCATCGAACCGGCGAGCGCGTAGGCCACCACCAGCGGCGGGCTGGCCAGATAGTTCATCTTCACGTCGGGGTTGATGCGTCCCTCGAAGTTACGGTTACCCGACAGCACCGACACCACCACCACGTCGTCCTTATTGGCGGCCTTACTCACCTCAGGAATCAACGGACCCGA contains:
- a CDS encoding HIT family protein, yielding MDVFDKIIAGTEPAEIILRTDRLIAFLDTHPLFPGHTLVCPTEHFETLYELPDDHFTELLAAARTIALAQKKVLNAQGTFIANNNVVSQSVPHFHLHVVPRSKGDGLRGFFWPRSRPSAEQLRAVGDLLRAELSGARDD